The genomic DNA GATGGTGTGCAAGGATTGGTACACAAGATAAGAATATATCGATATATTTGGGGAAAATATCACAGACATTGTCCATTTAATACCAGTATGACGTCACAACTACTCGTTTTCCTCTATGCATATGACGTCACAACTTACTTGTCACTTTTCACAAAATACTTGAGAAAACTTTTTAGGCTAAAATAGCAATGTCCGgaggaacaacaacaacaacaacaacaacaacaacaacaacaacaacaacagcatcaCTGATAACAAATCAAagcaatatatgtatgtatgtatgtatgtatgtatgtatgtatgtatgtatgtacgtacgtacgtacgtacgtacgtgtgtgtgtgtgtgtgtgtatgtatgtatgtatgtatgtatgtatgtatgtatggatggatggatggatggattgatggatggatggatggatggatggatgtatgtatgtattgtatgtattgtatggatggatggatggatggatggatggatggatggatgcacaTTGTTGACAAGggcagatatacatgtattaacccGTACCGGCTGTCTCATCTGTACGTTGCCACTGATACTTGAAAACAAGTTTGGCAGTCCAGTGTCTTCGTCCACTCGAAGATTCGAGTGCATACCACAGAAGGCATAATGAAATATTCCACCTGGAAATACACATTATCTAATATCAGTTAAGTTAGCCTGGAAAATATGCCAAAGTGTTACCAAGCCATGCAACGTAATATATACAAGTAGTATGACAAAAGGAGAAACTCTTTTAAACGTGAAGTACAGTAGATATAATGAATGGATTCtccatcaaatttcaaacagATTGGTGGTCATGTAAGAAGTTGGCTTATATATgagtaaaatgtttgtattattaaCTAAAATTATCTGCTTTGATTCCCACCATCATGTTTACAACATATCTTGCAAAGTCCCACAAAAACAGGTTACAAGGTAAGGAATTCAGTAACTTTACCCGTCTCCCTGAGGAGAACCCCTCTTTTTGCATTTTACACATGGCTCGCTTAATTCCTCTATATGCATATTACCTATGATACGTGTTGTCgtatattctacatgtatttctatacttTGGCCATAGACCTGTGATACAAATAAGTTTCCAACAAATAGGCCGCATCGACAGAGAAACAAAACAAGAGTACATTTTCTCTTCCCTGAAAAGCAGAAATGCAACATTGGATCATTCACGATCTTTGTTTTCTAGAAGTATActagtaaaatatcaaatttatagtACGAAGGTTGTCTAATAAATCTCGGATCCATGTTAATTtgcaaacacaaataaaatgacacCCATTCTCAATATCATCTGTTTCACAAATATTGCATTTTCGTTGTTCAATTCAATATCTATGACGTGTTTTCGCATCGTATAAGCAAATAGTCTTACCATGTTTCGAAGCAAAACACGTACTCGTGGTTAGAATTAGAAGTAGAACGGCAATATTTATGTAGCGTCGCACCATCTTTTTACGTGCACCAACAGCGATTTACAGTCTATACAAATACAAGTGATACAGTAACTGCAAAACACGATTGGTGCATGCGTCTgaaaatactcattaacatttttattttgtcatcattaaCCAGAATTATGCATTTTTGCATGCACCATCACTTTTTGTTGGGTTATTGTAAAGTACGTCCAAAATTTGTATGAGATAATTAAGTGTTTGTTAAAGTTTAAAACATCATGAACATTGTAATCATAATTTTGAATCATTAGCAATTAATACAAGCTTTAATTGTTTAATTGTTTGACTTAATCTACATGACATGGTATTTAGTCAATTAGGCAAAACTACAATTGTCATGaaatatgacgtcatcatgacTAATGCCAGTAGTCCTCGATGCGGGCATCCTGAATTTCGTTGGCATCCTAGTCAACCAATCactcgattgatcgatcgacctactatctacctacctacctacctacctacctacctacccacccacctacctctCCAGCTAGCCGTCAGTTCGTCAGTccttctatctatctatctatctatctatctatctatctatctatctatctatctatctatctatctatctatctatctatctatctatctatctatctatctatctatctatctatctatctatctatctatctatctatctatctatctatctatctatctatctatctatctatctatctatccatccatccatccatccatccatccattaatccatccatccatccatccatccatccatccatccatccatccatccatccatccatccatccatccatccatccatccatccatccatccatccatccatccatccatctatctatctatctatctatctatctatctatctatctatctatctatctatctatctatctatctatctatctatctatctatctatctatctatatgtctgtctgtctgtctgtctgtctgcttgtctgtctgtctgtctgtctgtctgtctgtctgtaatttCTTCAGCACTTCGTCTTAAAGTTACCATATCAGACATTAGAAGAGCTAGTAAGAGAAGACGTtgtaaaataaagtataaaaattaaaacctttcagaaatatttacaaaCTAGACTCCTTGTCTGATAGATGAGGGTGGTGTTTATGAACCACTGAAGCTAAATTATGATATAAACAGCTGTAACAGAAACTTTAAATTATCGAAACAGTAAATAACAAAACTGAAAACTTGTATTGCGAATGCTTGACTGAATGTGTATATTGAAACAAGACGATCTAGGCTGTTTGTCGGTCGTCGTTTGATGTACGCTATAGTTGTTTAATGACGTCACTCTTACAAGTACACGTGACATGTCAGATTAGTGGAAATGAGGGCACCTTCATTTCTATGAACGTTTCTGGGACATCCGGGTACTAAACACTGTTGTAATAATTGGATGACATCATATGTAAGTGATATATGCTGGTAGAAATATTGTCGTTATACCGCTGCgtttgatattaaatattgtTAGAAGTATGTAACGGTGAAGTTGCAGTTGCATGCAGACCAACTTTGGCTGACGTTCACACCGATAGTACATCGAGATGtcaacaaatttgtttcatataGTTTTTCAAATCTGTACACTTGTTACCATTCCCGTTTTATCTTTCTATGAAGGTAAGTTGTCCAAAATGTCACATGCCACCAGTGACGTAATGtgacgatttttttttttttttttttggttttgttttgtttttaaatataacacaaacaaacattattccAACATTGGTATTGTATAGGTTGTTATTCACCAGCACATGTATACCGTTGTTATTTTCGTACAACTATTAAAAAATACtcataaattatgtatgtgGTCTGTTTTGCCTGTATAAAGACTCtgtatttgcatacagataACGATCCTTATCGCTATGGTTACTGTGAACTAAGACCGGATATACAAGTGGACTTCACCGGACAACTAGATTCATCTTTGCTGCAGATTGGCGGCAAAATACGGATGCGAGAAAGTGTAAGTTAAAGTGACGTCATTCACTCATCTTGGTCGTATatgaatatacatatttgaaatattaggACGGCAGGTCTAGTATGCCTCCATCCACAGGGACGCGTAGTATTTCTTTGAAttattgttttccttgtctacaggctaaatataacaacgttttgacttgaatgtatttctttatgaaaagaaaattatCTACTACACGttgtatattaatacatttGCAGTAGCAGAATTCGTATGATAATTTccttaggaaaacaacaatctaagcaataacaCGTGTCCCTGTACTTCCATGTTGTCAATCATCATCCCACCAACAAAAAATGACAGCCTAGTCCAAGGGGACAACAATATGATTtaaaaattgggggggggggggtggcctAGCTTGTCTCGAAATTGTCAATAATATCAACCTTCTAATTGATGTAAGTGACGCAGCTAACATTTATCATATCTGAAAGGGGGTTGTGGCAGGCCTGGTACAGGTATGACCAACAGGGCCTGGTACAGGTATGACCAACGGGGCCTGTGTAGGGAAATAGAATTAGATCTGTGGCAGGCCTGAACTGTCAGGCCTGCTGCATGCATGTGACAGGTCAATTCAGCCACAGACATATGGATTTTTAGCTGTGGAATAGTGAACTTGATAAAAGTGAAGACTAAAGTGTACATCCCAACACGTACAAAGAATATATATGTTACTAACATTGATGTGAAATTTACATTATGCGGTCTGTACTAGTATAGTAGATGTTGTCTAGATCACTCATTTACCCATGAATGGTAAGAATGACCAGTTAGGGATTTCTTTTTGTAACTTTTGGCAATGATCCACCCCTTTCAATCTTTCCTTTTTTATGTTAGTTGCCtcttttaaactttctttttttctttttccttaaacaaaatataaatgaaaggACTAATCGGATATGTATTTAAGTTATCATATTATTTCTAGTTAGTACATTCAGGTCCACTTGAATTGAACATCACGATCCATGGTTTGAATTCAACACAAATAGACGAAGaacaaatatattacatatctGCACATGAATATGGAGACTTGAGTGACATATGTGATTCTTTGGGAGAAGGTTTATTGGATCCCAATCCAAGATTTGATCTGGTTGTAGAAGATGACGGTATCAGTGCCGTCGAAATACTGAGTAATGATTGGACGCTGATTGGACACCAGTCGTTGATTGGAAGATCCTTTATGGTGAGTTAAACTTTTCCGATCACGTGATACACGCGTGTACGCATACAGTGATACAGAGATACCTGATAGATGTACTGTGGATGTTATAATATATCTTACAGTGATGGGAGAACTAAATAAACGAAACTGAATATGCAATCCTTAAGCTTAGTACTGACCGCAGCACTTTGTGGTTATTTCCACACctctggttactcaacacctTCAGCGAATTTGGATCATTCCACCAGAcaagttagacactgaagaaggacaagtgatttgtttgaaacatgtctgtgtctcaatcaaaagtggaagaagagaacttgtgtatgaatctcagtgcttccatgatgaatatacagtgtttttttccacacattatttcataattatgttatgaTCAATGCTATGTAGTTGGTTGCTTGCTCTAGTAGCTTGCGGCTATTCCAAACTCTAGCGGAGTACTGTGCATGTCAGCGCCGCGCCGCAGCGGTCAAAGAATACTAGAGTTAGTATGGAAGTCATTGGAAAGATTATGAAGACACTGTTTGAGAGTTACTTTAGCAACAAAGTTCATTTTCACCCTTGAAACCTCATAGTAACAGTTCACGATAACATTTGCTATCGAGGGCAATATCGTTATCATTCCGAATAAAGATCGCTTTTAACCAAAATGATACCCaatatgtattttgttgttatggTTACAGCTTCATCGGTGTCCtgttgataacagtaattgtGGTGAACATATAGCATGTTGTGTGATTGGATTCGTCGATTCAGTATTCTGGTAAACCATGGCTGAATATATCATTACCATCGCTTCGAAATgacaaccatggaagtatacttccacgTGACAACTAATACTAGTATTAGGACAATTCTGATGTAATTTGATTGTAATAAAATGTCAACATCATTTTTTTGCATATGGTGAGACATTTTTGCCGACTTTTCAGTTACCTTAGTAACACTAATAGTCTCAAATAAAGTCGAATTGTAAAGGTCTATTGGTAATGGCATGTTGATTTAATACATTCCAAAGCTGTCATATTaccacaatagggaacttgcaatccaaactgagcatgctcagacgcaaaggactatgggattatctgtggttatcgtaatacctaatctggagctactgataatataaacctcccacaaagatcagagggactatgaattgattataaataatgtaacaacattgtttacaatgctaatttattagtatttattatcacatttcccatgatgcaacattcaacatggcgggtttgcaagttccctattgaaaaaTATTTCGAGTAGTACATGTCTGACAAATATGAtaatagtctcggttacccagtctcttgccgttgagggctaCAACCCCAGCTCTGCTtgtaacctcagaccactactagttagtggtctgagttgtAACCGAGACTAATACGATAgatactcgtgacctaaagggttgtcaatacgagtctagcaactcatagtgacaaggccccttaggtcactcgtattttccttggctgaatgaagacaaatattggggaataacatctaattgtatgAGATGAATTCCACTATAAATTAGTTCCTTCATCCACTACACATATACTAAACGAAGAAAATGTTCGAGACATATTTCAAGCGGTTCGAAAGATGTTTCATGTTTTTTGGGACGTTTAAAGCAAGATTACTTCTTAAGCATcattcaaccccccccccacccccaactcAGCCCTGCAGTTCCATTATAACATCTAagatatacacatatgtattcGTAATCACATGAATGACTGAAGGAAATCAGAGAGGTAAAAATGTTGTCATCAcagttttatttataaaatcacCCGTTTGAGAAATTAGTATAACTAAGTACAAATATATGCCTTTCGTTGTCGTTCTTGCCGTTGAAAGTTCCTGTTGGCTGGCGTCGAAGTTGTGTGATCAACACACTCTCATCCTACCTAGCTACAAATCTACATTGTTATTACTTATAAATTCAGAATTATAGTCCAGGTACTTTTTTTATTGTGAGACCTCGAGTTCACAAAACGTTTCAAACATAAAATGTTTATAATGACGTAATAGCGGATATATTAAGTAAAAATAATAtcttgaaattaaaacattgtagtaacaatgttgttgttgttgttgttgttgttgttgttgttgtcgacGAATTCAAATTTGAGTTTAGAATCCAGAACCTTCCTCGATCCCATCATCCGTTTCGGTATCGTCTATGATTTCATCTGTAGAGAATACAAAATGGAAAATGTGTCAAGTGTGTAAATGGCCATAGGGAagaggaatgaatgaatgaatgaatgaatgaatgaatgaatgaatgaatgaatgaattaatgaattaatgaatgaatgaatgaataaataaataaataaatgaatgaatgaatgaatgaatgaataaataaataaataaataaataaataaataaataaataaataaataaacaaattttataaatgagtattcattttggaattttaatttacaagACAACCTTAGTGTAATTTTCTATGTGAAAAAACAACAAGGTGGAACAATGTGCACCAAGTCTGCGTTTGTAAATTAGTCATGCATGTAAACGCAAAAACAAGTTTAAGCAAATGCAATGgcggtgttttttttattttacttttcattCGTATTTGCCCGTTAAGAAATATACCAAGCCTACACATCAAACGGTTTCACATATTGTTACCTACCACACGGAGGTTCGCCATGGACTCTGGTATTTTCATACTCAGTACCATATTTATCAACACACCAGCAATAACCTGTACTACTATGACACTGCACTCCAGCAAAGAAACCCATTTCATCACAGGCAGGGATGAAGGCACCTAATattaaaatcaatcaaaatttgtcattttagaAGATGCCAGCCATTTGGACTTTGTGTCAGTATGTGCAAAAAAATACTCAAATAGCTATCCTAAGCCTCTAACAACCCTTTGTAAAATGTCCAATCTGttagtttttagttttgtttacagtaATATGCAAACTGTACTAGATACATAGTTTGTGTTCGTCAGTGTTCGTAGTGTAATGCCAGCCCGAACAATTCGTTGTTGTGATGGTGGAGCAaaagagcgccatcaacgacgaGTTTCAGCTGCTTACAAATATGACGACACCGTTTCATTTAGATATGAAAAGTCAATGAGTCAACTTTTAAATAGTGACTATATTCGCCACTTAAAAGATCCGTGAATGAGGGCGCACTGAAAGAACCTAAAAAACCTAGACAACCGACACAATCAGTGGTTggacatgtattgtatgtactaGTAGGCAAAAATACCTCTCTAATACCACCACAAATGTTATATTGAAATGACCAGGTATTTGaacgtatatacatatattgtataaaatacaaaaatacttgTCTAAATCTAACTCCACAAGTAAGACAAGATtgatgactatatatatatacctggcAATGGTTTAACTGCTCCCATGATGACCATTGATGGTACTTGACGCATTGCAGTTATACATGGTGGCTGATCATCTATGgggaaaatataaaatgttggGCAAGAATTAACATTTGGACGTGTacaaataaagttattaaaaCGTCactcctgaacaaaagaatagtGCTATCTATAATCGCATCCACTTACACGATGTGATAATGAAAGAACCTAACTTTACGTAATCGTGGTGAAAGGCAGACAAAAGTAAACTTCTAAGTGTTTAGTTTGGCAGTCAACACATGCCCAAATAAGATATTGCTGTAGGTCTATGACAGTTTTTGCTATGGATATTAAAGTATCGTAAATTCTCGCGTTGTTCTCGTCTGTGTACACAATTCTGGGGTTTGAATTGGAAAGTAAAGACTATTTTACCGTCTTGGTGGAAGCAGTCGCACCACTCGTGACTACTGATTTTCTGGTCTGTGTTCTGATCACAACTATCCAGGAAGGGTACCATACATAGTTCATACTCATCGTCATACAGACGTTTCATTTCTCTCATCGTTAGGATCAAGTCTCTGTTATCATCCATGTTAGTAAACATCCAAGCAGTTGATTCCTTACATTTCGGGAGAACTTCAATAcctgagagagagaaaaaaggaTCCAAGATCGTTCAAGTTTAATTAGTTGTTACTACCAGGAAATTTACACCAAAAAAGTACTATCAAAaggtaagtcagtcagtcagtcagtcagtcagttggtCAGTTTAttagtcagccagtcagtcgaTCGGTCGGTCAGTCAATAGGTCGATCTCGACCTTTCTATTttgatgttaccatggttatagAATTACATTATATAAACTGACATGATTGTGTAAGAGAATGACGTGTGCAAATACATGTTATGGGACTGTAAGGTAACTTGGAGTATTGTGCCCCATTGGGATATTATGGCACGATCATGTTCTATGGCAAGTGCGCCACCATCGATCTATAATTACTCAAAATGTTTGGAGGtattttgaaagtattttggaaaaaaatttgGGTTACAGACCGTCTTTCAAGTAATCGTTGGAGGGATAAACACAAGTATTAAAAGTAACCTTTGAGAACTTAGCAAATTGTGTTATATTTTAGTTCTTGATAAATGGTCAATTCACAAATATTGCACCGTCAGCAATGGTTAGCAATGCAATAGAAACGAACTCCGACAAAGAGCGCACtcacaaaatataacactgttaTTGgaaattatgttatgttatgtataaAATCATTATATGCCAATTAAGTCGAGTATGTACTatataatatgtacttgtaattATGCAGAAATAAAGCCAATATTTAAAGAAGATGTGCACGGATTTACTCACTTGCTTTTGGTCGGACCTTGTGTGGGTTTTTCTTGTACAATTCGTCTTCATCTTCTTTCATTAGACTGAACCATTCGATAAGACGTCTTGGAAGATCGACCAATTCATCAGCAGTACATTCTGTGAACACAGAAAAATGAACAAGTTACTTGTTTGACACATATCTGCTTCTGCACCTCGGTGGTGTTATGTGTGAGATATCATACAACAACTTCAATCCTAACCGCCAATTTGATCTTTCACAGTACTGTTACCCAGCCCTTAGTAttaacctgctgttactactacaactggtttgcccaccactgtagaaacagagttcacaacattcaatttcacaacttctgtaccgacaacaccttctaaggcAACAGTCttggtaacaacaacaacagaagaggccacacatctcagaccactatagaaccCAGGCCACTAAAGACTGAGATAGTATCAAAGGCCCTCCTGgtggtagtctagttcctatacagtatcgttacgatttacacctccactcacagacGTGGTtgagttagagaccacgttggcatccagactacctggtggagggtctatagtATTATAATCTATTGTCATAGACGTCCATAGTAGTATATACTTCACAGTTTTGTCCATCAATAGCTATCGTCTAATTAGCAGaaaaacagtgaaaataaaacGAGCTTAAAACTCGTAGGTTTCACATACCAAATGTCAGTTCTGCAACATCTTGTCTTGGTCGTGGATCGACCAGTGGTTCATTGATGTTTGGTAATACATCCGTCATGGTCAATATCTGTTTGGGTATCTCTGGAGTCTGTGAATACAACGAGAATAACTTTGCAATATAACCCAGATGccatttagaaaaaaaagacTAAGCAGCAATGATAAAAATGAACGTGCTTCACGCACACAACATGAAGGAAGAGCCACCATAAACTTGTGTACAGTTACATcgttatcaaaatatgaatgcGAGAATGAGATGGTGTTAGTTTGGAAATATTTAATCTTTACTCAGAAAAATCACATAACAAAACTGAATTTATATTGCGGTACTTTAACTTTTATCAGTTGATTTACTTACTTCATCTACTTCAGGGTAGTCTTGGGTGTACACAATATCATCATCCAGATTTACCACGTCTGAAGTCAAAAAAGAGAAACacttcaaaacaaaaatattaatttatatgtatgtatgtatgtatgtatgtatgtatgtatgtatgtatgtatgtatgtatgtatgtatgtatgtatgtatgtatgtatgtgtgctacTTACTGCGTTTATTTGtttttagtgtgtatatatatatatatatatgaatgcatGTCTTCGTGtgattgtatgtgtgtatgcatgtctTCCGTGTGTAtatgcctgtgtctgtctgtgagcATATGTGTGAGTTTGATAAAGGATACAGATGAGAAAGTATACATTATCTCCATATTGGTTGGCAATGACATTGAGTTAGTATAGACAGGTTTAGGAACTGATCATTTCAACCCATACTAGATTgtcgttattgttgtttttaccccCTACCTTCATCAACTTTGCATGGACAACGGCCATCACATCCTTTGGTCACTTTCTTTCCAGTCATGCACACCTTGCGTTCAAGATGACATTCATCGTTGTAGGTTTTTCCATCAGTACCACATACAAAGTAAGGATGTACGATGGGGCACTTGGAACAACCCTTCTTTGCTTTTTCCTTAACCAACTTGCTGTGCAGTTTGTGACTGTATACAGACAAAAGAAGCGATTACTGTACATACTCTGTCTAACTGAACTGTTGTGTCCAGTGTGTCTGGATAATACTGAAGATGAAATGCATTTTTTGATTTGTTTGTCCCCTTCATGATGAACTCAGAAAAAAGTATATTCCTAAGATGTATACAGAAAAGCCATATCTGGTTATAAATTTTCGAGATTTATGAACCATCGAAATCCTTTGATGTCATAAGGAACTGGGTAGATTCTGTTTACTATACATTCACGTGTTTTACTGTGAGGCATTGCGTAATGTCATTACTTTAAGTCGTGCGATTACAACTCGTACTTTCCAAGCTCGAAAGTGCTGTCAATTTGAAAGCAGACCTACTTTTGTTTCATTGCAGTCTTACTGATGCAAATAGCCGTGTTGTCTTCTAATACCAAACATACTTTGCTGTGCCCGCATTTCACGTCTTCGCACGGGTctaccaaaccaaaccaaaataCGGGAATCAACgatataataaatacattaacacatcaaatcaaacgaaatcatgaaaaatcttatatttatactttgacaatgtatgtacatcacaCTCACTGTCTCTCTACGTAGTTTACTCTATATGAAATCATGGGGTTGATATCGTGTTTCTTAGAATTGTTGCCATGACGACAACTCTACTGTGACGTTGTTTTAATAGAATTTACCTGGAACATTAGCTATACGAATTATTGTAACAAAAGAAAAATGCATCGTACAAACACTATTTAGTTAATTTTTATCAGTATACattcatcgtcgtaaaccaccccccccttttacggcaccgtccaagaggcgttatttcacagtgtcgcggaagaaatgtCAGATCTGTTTGCGAGAATGGATAGATCATTCTTACCATAGTCTTTCATCTTCTTTTCGACTGTGTCTGTCTGAAGCTGTTTCCATTGCGTTTTATAGAGCGATTCACTGTCTGACTGTAATTAATGAAGTAGAGAAATACATTGTAAGTACACTGCCATTAGATTAAAATGACTTACTGGCAGGTTGGCACCTTTATGACACGTATGTTAAAAGTTGTGGAAGCCGACGTGACGGTCGTTATGTTCGCTTTATCAGGGAAGTAGACCTGTATTAGTCAAAGCGACTCTGTGCATTAATTTCTTGAATTTGTGAGAGTGGCCGTCCGTTTGTTCTCCTCTGTAATAAGAAATACATGCATTTTGAtgtgataacattttattttctaaaaagGAGAATGGTACTCTTGGTTGCCTTAGAAAACGCTCCAAGTAACACGTATTTCAACGGACAAATCTGTAATAATGTGGTATTCGTCGTATTAGATATTACGTTCTCATACTGTCAATTAAAGAAACGCTATTCTGTGATTGTAAAGTCAGGAGGCGCGGcgcggtgtgtgtgtgtggggggggagggggtgaggagaaaatattttggtggCAATTTTTCcgagggagggaggaaggggaGAGAAAGCATGACTATTGAGAGGGTATATGTTTATAATTGCGGCTTTCGGAATGTACAAGGGAAACGACTGCTCCCAAGGTATAATTTGTtacaaatcatgagcaaaatatttcaccCTCCCTTTCAGACCATCTGAATTTTAAAGCCCCTCCCCCTCCGCACCCTAATTTTTTTCATCGCACCCCCCATTTTCTTCTCACCCCCACCGTAAATTATGCTTGCTCCCTTAAACGTAACATCTTTATGAGGGATGGTGACAGCAACAACAGCAATGAACTGGGGTGCACATGATGCATGATGGGAATGGTAGACTATACTctgtgtgtaatgtatgtaatgaggCCGATACTATGTAGTTCATGTAGTTTGGGTTATTCAAAGGTTAGACATACATCTTCTAGTGTTTATCTAGATACCACGTGACTGCAAATATCTACAAACAAGTTTACGATGCAGTCCTCTTTCTGCCATTTTAATACATTAGACCCAACTTTGACTAGAAACTGACATATCA from Glandiceps talaboti chromosome 22, keGlaTala1.1, whole genome shotgun sequence includes the following:
- the LOC144452051 gene encoding extracellular superoxide dismutase [Cu-Zn]-like, with protein sequence MKTLYLHTDNDPYRYGYCELRPDIQVDFTGQLDSSLLQIGGKIRMRESLVHSGPLELNITIHGLNSTQIDEEQIYYISAHEYGDLSDICDSLGEGLLDPNPRFDLVVEDDGISAVEILSNDWTLIGHQSLIGRSFMLHRCPVDNSNCGEHIACCVIGFVDSVFW
- the LOC144452163 gene encoding testican-1-like — encoded protein: MKFSIAVCVFVILVVFDGARAGQKKNTAKWQSLVRPVSDSESLYKTQWKQLQTDTVEKKMKDYDPCEDVKCGHSKVCLVLEDNTAICISKTAMKQNHKLHSKLVKEKAKKGCSKCPIVHPYFVCGTDGKTYNDECHLERKVCMTGKKVTKGCDGRCPCKVDEDVVNLDDDIVYTQDYPEVDETPEIPKQILTMTDVLPNINEPLVDPRPRQDVAELTFECTADELVDLPRRLIEWFSLMKEDEDELYKKNPHKVRPKASIEVLPKCKESTAWMFTNMDDNRDLILTMREMKRLYDDEYELCMVPFLDSCDQNTDQKISSHEWCDCFHQDDDQPPCITAMRQVPSMVIMGAVKPLPGAFIPACDEMGFFAGVQCHSSTGYCWCVDKYGTEYENTRVHGEPPCDEIIDDTETDDGIEEGSGF